The stretch of DNA CGTCCCAAGGCTCCATATCCTCGAAAACGGGTGTGCTCTCGCGGCGCACTACCTCATCTCTTGGAACTCTGCCGACTATCTCTCCATCAGGTCTCTTGTAGGAGGTGCAGATTCGGAGGGATCCTTCCCAAGAGCCATCACAAGTAAGGGCATCGAGCTTGTTGATCACCAGATCGTCGAAACCATTGTAGCGGAGGGTCGTTCCTTTCTCGACGGCGTCGAACCATCCTACCATTCGTTGTCGCCCGGTCGACGTTCCAAACTCGATCTTGCAGAGCTTCTCGGATAACGAGTGGTCGGCTGGAATCCGGGTGAGGAAATCGTGAGTGCCCACTTTCGTGTCGTAGGCTTTGCAAACTCCAAAAGTGTGTAAGGGCTGGACGGGTACGCCAGCGGACTGGAAGAACTCGGGAGTGGTGGTGTGCGAAGCGGTCACGTTCGGAGTAAATCCGTGCCGCTTGTCCAGCCAGTAGGCTTGACCAAACTCGCCGATGACGCTCCGGCCATCGTTTACAGCACTGAGAACCACTTCTCGAATGTCGCAGATCGCGTCGCGGAACTGGATACCGGTTGCCCAGTAGGTGTCGAAAAGAGATTTGTTGAGGGTAAACGGCTCCGATCCACAGAACTCGTTAAAGTCGACCTCTTCTTCGGAGAGAATCCCTTCGGCGATTCCAGCACTGTTCGCCCGTTTTTCCGCGTTGGTTAGTTTACTAAAAAATTCGAACCACTCGTCCTCAGTCACTTTGCAAACGTTCTTGATGGTGTCGATCGCCCGCTCGAGACGGGAAGCAAAACGTTTCCGAAGGCGATCGGGGTTGCCCAAAAAGTCAGCGTAGTAGACTTGCCACTGGCCGACCTCGTCGAGATAGGCTGGCGTGATTCCCCGTCCGGTTGAGCCCCTTGCCGGAAGTTTGAGTTGATTCTCTCGGTAAGATTCCCAAGCAAGATCGAGAAGTCGGTGTCCGAGGTCACTCACCATCGTTCTTTCGTCAATCTTCAGGCGGGAGAAAACCTCAAATCCGCGGGATTCAGTAGTCCGGCATTCCCATAATAGCTTCCGAGGGTCGGCAACTACCCCTGATCCAAGCCCAAGGATACTTACGCTCGACTCGATCACTCCGCCAGGAAGAAGGTTGAGCTTGAGGCCACCCGCGGTGTGGCCGGAATTGGCCCCGCCATTTACTTTAAGCACAACGCGAACCGGATCATTCAAACCGGTTGAGGTCTGCAGCTCTCGAATGACTTCGGAAATCAAGCGGCCTTTACCCTCATCTCCGAAGCTAATTCCAATGTCTGCAATGAGCGGACTACGAAAGGGGAGGAGAGCCATTCTAGTTTTCCTCCGGGGATTCCGTCTTTACGACAATCACATCGTGGGGGGAAGCTTCGCGCTGGCCGGCGGGTGAGACTCGCACATAGAGCGCATTCTTCTTGAGAGCCTCGAGATTAGCTGCGCCCAAATAACCCATCCCACTGCGAAGCCCTCCCGCAAGTCCTGAAATCACTTCTTCGACAGACCCAGAAATCTCTTTGAGTGCCTCAATTCCTTCAGCGGCAACCTTTCGGGTCACATCTTTTTTCTGATGGCCGTATCGCGCCGCAGAGCCCGCTTTCATTGCAGACTCGCTGCCCATGCCGCGGTATTGTTTGTAGAGCTTTCCTTTGATCTCAAGGATCGTCCCGGGAGCTTCTTTACAGCCCGCAAGCAAACCTCCGCACATGACCGCGTCTGCCAGAGTGAGCGCTTTTACCATATCCCCCGACTTTGTAATTCCGCCATCTGCGAGCACCCGCACTCCCGATTTGCGAGCCGCACGCGAGCAGACGTGAAGAGCAGTGAGTTGAGGAATCCCAACCCCAGCAATCTGTCTCGTGGTGCAGATTGAGCCCGGACCCTGACCGACCTTCACCACATCGGCTCCAGCCTCAGCAAGAAACTCAACTCCATCGCCACTCGTGACGTTACCGGCCACAATCGTCAGATCTTTGAATTCGGACCGGAGCAAGCGGACGGATTCTCCTACACCCTCGCTAAATCCGTGGGCGGTGGATACGGCGACCACGTCGAGGCCTTCTTCGACCATTTCACTGACGTGGCTAAGAATTCGGTCCCGGTCAAGGGACCCGTCCTCCCGGCGAACAGTGCTGATGGCGGCCCCACAAAGTAAACGGAATCTCTCGTCGCGCGACGGGCGAAGATTCGACTGTGCCTCTTCGATAATTCGTTCGATATCACTCAGGGTGAAGAGTCCTTTTAGGCGATCTTCGCTGTCGACCACCAGCAGCTTATGGATGCCCAGCTGGCTGCTGAAAAACTTGTCTGCCGTTTCAACGGGATTATCTCCTAGTTCCGTATCGAGGATGGTGTGGACCTCGTCCCGAGAATGCATGGCTACCCGCACATCGTAGTCCCGGTAGCGATTCTTGACGACTCTACCCGGAACAAGGCCGACCAGCCGTTCGTTTTCATCAACCACGGGAAAAGTGCGAAACTTCACGTTCTTCCGTTCCACCAGCTCGAGAACATCGCCGATCTTTTGGTCAAGATGAGCAACGAAGGGTTCCTGAATCAGACCGTTTACGTGGTTCTTGACGCGCGCCACCTCCCCGACCTGTTGCTTCTCGCTCATGTTGTAGTGGATGATTCCGAGCCCACCCTGCAGCGCCATTGCAATTGCCATCTGATTCTCGGTCACCGTATCCATATCTGAAGAGACCATGGGCAGATGAAGCGCGATACCCTCGGAGAGCTGGAGATTCAGGTTCGCACTTTTAGGCAAGACTTCGGAGTAGCGGGTCGCCAGCGAAACGTCGTCAAAGGTGAGCCCAGTAGGCAGGTTAGCCGCGAAAAACTCGTCTGCAGCTTGGTAGGGAGAGGAATTGCTCATGAATAGAAGACTTGGCAGAACCTTTCATCCCTTCGGAACCGGAGCAAGAAAAACAGAAGGAGATAGGATGGAAGTTTATCAATTCGTTGCCTATGCACTCCTGGGAAGTCTGCGTACCACTCAATGTTCTCCGCTCCGTCAGTCATCGGAGTCTAGCGTCTAAAATCGGAGGCTTACGGGACCTACCATGAGGAAATGGCAACGTGCAGTGAGGAACGAGGTTATCACTGCAAGGGTTCATTGCTACGGCTGCATTCGATCTGAGTTGCGCCTCCGTGGACGAAAAACCATGTTCCCCCAGAGTGAAAGAGTCCCACGATCGAAGAGTTGGTTCGGGACGCTCGAGAAGTTGTAGCGGAGGCCGCCGAGACACGTGAATCAAGGTGGTAGCGAGCGTCCGGGAACTGCTAGAAGTACCCGATTCTAACGGAGGGCAGGTGAAATCCCGTCCAAAAACCGTGCTGCGGAAAGTAGCATTGCGCCGAGACCCATTCTCCACTATCACATCTCCAACTTGTGCTGTCAGCATGCTCGTTGAATCAATGAGAAATCGTTACTTTTTGCATTTGACCTCTGCTATGGGAGGCCCGATCCCGAGTGGAGGCTGCTGAAAACATGAAGACTTGGACTCACCCCATTTTCGCCTCCTTCAGAATAATGAGATTCAGTATAATAATGAGTTTTATTTTGGTGTTCTCAATTTGTGCAGATGATTTGTCTGAAAATTATTATGAACACTTGAAGGAAGTAGAATTTGTTCCTGGGAAGGTAGAAAACTTTTCTCTTGTAGAAGCTGGAGAAATATTATTAGAATACTTGAATGGTTCAATTGATAAAGAAAAGTGGGAAATCTCTTTTAGACTAGAAAATCCCAAAAGAGAAATTCCAGATTGGTATCTAGAACGAAAGAGTATATCATTTAAAATTACAACTGAGATAAGTGCATACGACTACCTCCGCACAATCTGTGCTATCGATGATGTGAATTTTTTGTTACGCGATAGGACTATAGTCTTCTTTTGGGGACTTTGAAGATAATCGGTAGGTTGGAGGAATCAATTGGCGTTGGACAACAGCTCCTTGACTCTGGACAAACCCGTTCTGGTTCCGATACCCGAATGTCCGTCTCTTTCGGCCGATCCGATTCTCTCGCTGGGTCTTGATCCTCAACCTCCACAGCCGATCGTCCCGATCCTCGGGCAGGAAGGCGTTCTCGAGGTAGAGTATATTCGTGGATCTGACTACGGCGGCGGAGTAGGGGGCATCCTCTACACTCTCCGCGGGGGAGCACCTTCCTACAAGCATTACAATAGTCGGGGTGATGTGGTTGCGGCGACGGATTCGTCGGGATCATTGACTTACCAGGCCGCCTACGAAGCCTTCGGCACTCACGGCAATTCAGCGGGCAGTCGTGAATGGGACGACGGCTCGGTAGAGAACGACCGACAGAGAGCGAACACCAAGGATGAAGATCCCACCGGACTGCTCAATGAAGGCTTCCGCTACCGCGACCTCCAAACGGGCACCTTCATCACTCGAGATCCCCTGGGCCACGTGGACGGCCCAAATGTCTACACATACGTCACTCAGAACCCGTGGACCTTCTTCGATCCCTTAGGGCTGTATGATGATGAAACTCTTGAGGATTTGGCAAAAGGAGTGATTGGAAAAATCCAAGAGATAATTGAACCACCAGAGAGAGATTCAAACGAGCGAGAAGGTGAGAATAGCGTAGCAAAATTTGTGAACGAATCTCAGAGAATTCAAAAACTTACTTCTGAGTTATCGACACAAATCAATGACTATCTTGAGCAAAAACAGATAAGAGAACTGATCGACAGCCAGATTAATTCCTCCGGTTTGAGTGATTTTCAGAAACATTTGGCAACACGAATGGTGGCAAGGTCTCCAGAGAGCTGGTATCTTAAATATTAGGCTTTGAGAGAATCATTTTTTCAAAAAATGACTAATGGATACGGAACGAAAGAAATGCCAATAGTATTGACTTTCGATGACATTACAACTGACCTGACCCCCGCAAACTGGACCGCTTGAAATGTTAGTCTGGCTTCCCCAGAAAGGAAGACAGACCAATGAAGAAGAAACGGCACAGCCTGGAATCAATCATGCGTATACTGCGCGCCTCGGAGACGGGGACGCCGGTCAGTGATCTATGCCGCGAGCACGAGATCACCGAACAGACGTTTTACCGCTGGAGGCGCAAATACGCGGACATGGAGCTATCGGATGCGCGCAAGCTCAAGGAGCTCCAGGAGGAGAACCGCCGCCTGAAAGCCCTGGTAGCTGACCAAGCACTGAACATAGAGGTATTGAAGGAGGTAAACTCAAAAAAATGGTAAGCCCGGAGCACAAACGCCGTGCAGTCGCCTCAGTGGTAGAGACGAGCCTGTGTTCTTTGCGCCGGGCTTGTCGCTATCTTGGGTTGGGCCGATCAAGCTACTACTACAGAGCTCTGGCAAAAGAGGATTATGAGCGACAGTTGGTGAACAGGGTCAAGGAGCTCTCGAAGGAGAACCCCACCTACGGCTACCGCTTCATCACGGTCCTTTTGCGCCGTGAAGGCTGGCGGGTAAATCGAAAGAAAGTCCAACGTCTTCGTCGAGCCGAAGGTCTGCGTGGTCATATTGCGGTGAAGAAGAAGACTTTGCGGGGAGCTTCGAGTGCTCCAAGGCCTGTTGAGGCTCATAAGCCCAACGACGTATGGAGCTGGGACTTCATCTTCGATACGACCGAGGAGGGCCGAAGCATCAAGATCCTTAGCGTTGTTGATGAAGCCACACGCTTCTGTGTGGATCTGAACGTCAATCGAACGATCAATGCGAAGCAGGTAAGAACGGCAATGGACCAAGCCTGCCTGCGCTACGGACAGCCCAGATGCATCCGTAGCGACAACGGTCCCGAGTTCATTGCCTCAGCTATCCGTGAATGGATTGAGAGCCGCAAAATCGACTGTATCTTCATCGAACCGGGCTCACCGTGGCAGAATCCCTACGTGGAAAGCTTCCACAGCCGCTTCCGCAACGACTGCTTGAATCGCGAATGGTTTATCAACGAGCTTGATGCCAGAGTATCAATTGCGGACTGGCGGGAGAAATACAACGAACGGCGTCCACACAGTGGGATCGACTACAAGTCACCAGCCGAGCTTTACCTTGGCAAGGGCTCCGGCTCCGGTCAGGCTACGCCTTCCCTCCACCGGAGCCCTTGCCAAAATCCAAACCAATCCCTAACCATCAAAATATAACTGACAAGACTAACACTCAAACTGGTCCAGTTGCAGGGGTCTTCTCATTTTGGGCAGCTTTCTATGACCGGCTGGGCGATTGGCTGATCGAAATACTTCTATCGCTCAGGTGAGCACAAGCATGAAAACTTGGACTGACCCCTTTGGTTCCCCTCTTCGTTCACTGCGGTTCAGTATGATACAGCAATGCAGCAACAGCTCTGAAGTCTACTTTGAATTAAGCTACAGAAGAAAAAATAGACAAATCACTATTTCTAGTTGCTTTGTCCAATAATCGTAGCTTCAACCAACAAACAGCTCAAACTAATCACGGCAAAGTAGACTCGGAATTAAAGATTCAACGTGGTCCGTCATCACAAAGAGCAGTGTAATGAAACTTCGACTCACAACTTTCATCCTTTTATTCGTAGCTTCTGTAAAGCTTCAAGCGCATGTAGTCTATTGGTCTGAAACCAATTCGGATGCTGTCTTTGGCGCAAACGCCAACGATGGCTCGGATCAAAGCAAGATCCGTGACCTTGATGATACCGGCCGCGGAGAGAGAGTCTACGGCATCAACGGCATTACATTTGCTGACGACCTCCTCTATTTCACAGCTGCCAATCAAGATCGCATCTACTACGCAAGCACACTCGGCACTACACCAAGAGGCCAGTTCATCAATCTCGACAATACATTTGGTAGCGCAGATTACCGGCCGCAGGACATAACGGCAAATAGCGACCATGTGTATTGGACCGACCGTTCAAATAACATTATCTATCGGGCGGATGCCGGGCCTGCCTTAAACCGCACCGGGGCGCAGGAACTGATTTCGACCAGCGGTGCTCCTCGAGGCATCACAGTATTTGGCGACGATCTCTACTGGACCGACACCAGCCAAGACGCAATTTTTCGAAGCGACCTTGACGGAAACGATGTCACCCAAATCATTGACCTCGAAGCATCATTCAGTGGTAGCACTTTCAACCCGGGCACGCTCACAGCGACTGACCAATACCTATTCTGGTCTGACACTGAAACAGATATCATTTACCGCTCGGACCGGAACGGTGGCCAACTGACCGAGTTGATCGATACCGATATACCTTCTTCTGACGGCCCACTTGGCCTGACCACCGATGGCATCTTTCTGTATTGGACCACCTTTCTCAACAACGGCATCAATGTCGCGACACTCGACGGCATTATTCTGGACGAACCTCGCTTTACGCCGTCGCCCGACCCTACAGCTTCGGGCTTCAATGTGAACGCATTAGCGATAGAATATCTACCAGAACCATCATATGTTTTGCTTTCTCTGGCAGTCGGCCTTGCAGTGTTGCTTCGCCGTCGCGTCCGTCAGTAAGCGCTTACGCCTTCTCGGCGTGAAACATGATGCCCCTCCTCTAATTGATTCTTCGCTTCAATCCACCGGCTCATGTATACCGTGCTGGGGTGTCGGTGATGCCGGAGCATGCGACCAATAAAACGTAGTTGACGGTCCTTGGTGTGGAGTGACTCCATACGCTCGATCAGAAGGAGGGACCGAAGAAGACGTCGTGCCTTGACTCTTCACAGGTAGCAAAGCGTGTCGCAAAACTAGAATTTTGATCAAAGAAATACGTCTCTCCGGAAGGGGAGGAGTCTTTTTGTGTATTCAGGCAACTTTATATGACCGCCTGATTAAAGTGCGTTTATTGCTCACTTGAGCAGAAGCATGAGAACTTGGACTGACCTCTTTGGTTTCCCCATTCTTTATATTTTGCATTTCACCCCTCCATTTTTTGGTGTCTTCGACTGCCAAATCAGGACGTTTCGCAAAAAAAGAGAATCGGTCACATCGTTGACCGGGTCGGCGTCACCACCAGATCACGAATGCAGAGATGGGCGGGTGCCTCGTAGCAATAGCGAACGATCTCCGCAAACTCTTCCGCCGTCATAAAATCCGGATCGCCGACAAGCTTTTTGTATTCGTCAAAAGTAATCCCCATTCCGGCGTGGATGTTGGTGCGGATAAAAGCCGGGGCCAAGTTGATGACGCGGACCCCGTGCGGAGCACCGGCTTCCCGCAGTGATTCCGACATGCTGCGCATCCCAAACTTGCTCGCCGTGTAGCCCACGGCGACTGAAACCGTTTTCCGGTCTGAAATCGAGCTGACGTTGATGATGGTGCCACGCTTGCGTCCGACCATTCCATCGAAAACCGCCTTGGCGCCGTTCATGGCTCCAATCAAGTTTGTCCGGATCTCGCGCTCGAAGTCATTCGGATCCACTTGATCGAATGGCCGGCAATCAGCCACTCCCGCGTTGTTGATCATGCAGTCAACGGGTCCAAACTCCGCTTCAGCGTCATCAATTGCCCGTTTGAGGGTGTCGTAATCCGCCACATCGGCGGAAACGCAATGAGTTCGAGGAAAGTCGAGCGGCGGCATCTTGCGCGCGACCAAAAGCAGGGCGTGGCCTTTACCCGTAAATAATTCGGCCAATGCGCGGCCAATTCCAGCGCTGGCACCGGTGATCACGATCAAGGGTCGCGAAGACTCGGACATGTCATTTGAACGCTAGGCGGCGTGGTCCGGATGTCAATGGTTGGGCAGGGCGCCGCATTAGGTCATTGGCCTTGCCGAAGCGGTTTGTAGCGTGAGTGCTTCTTCCATAACGGCATTTGCCACCAAAAGCGAATGTCTGACCCGCGCCTTTTGAACTTTGCGTTTAACCCATTTTTGGCGGTCTAGTGAGAACTGGAAGAATGGAAACAGGCTACCTCTTCGCCTAAACAGCCTTTGGATTTTACAGTTTGACCCCTGCTTTTTTTGCTTTGCGGAAAAAGCAAGCACTCGGAGGCTGAATTTTGTGTCAACGAAGCGGACGCCGGCGAAGCAGCACGAGGCCCAACGCGCCTGCCCCAAAGATCATTGCGTAGGTCGAGGGCTCGGGGATCGGGATGAATTCGTACTGCAGGGTGGCCTCCCCAGCGACAATCTCAACAGTGATTGTGAGCGAGGGTTCTCCGTGGTTATCCAGAGTGGCCATTTCGTTCAACTCCACAAAGGAATCCAGCGAGAGGGTGGTCACTTCGCCGCTGCCGACGAAATCCGATTCTACAAACTCGTCGTCCGTGGAAAAGATAACTCCTTCCGAGGGCAGACCTTCGATCCCAAAGGCGCCGTAACTGTCGAAGGCTTCGTCGGTGAAGAAGAAAAAGTCGTCTTCGATGAAGTTCTGCGGATCCTCGTCAAAGGCACCCAGCACTGGCACATCGTTCAGGTCAAAGGTAACCGCGAAGCCGCTGAAACCATCATTGGGCCGATAAATCACGCTAGTCTGCACCAAGTCGTTGAAACCCGGCTCGTAGCCTGCTGTGAAGGGCTCGTCGACGTCGAAAACGTCCGAAGCTTCAAAAAGGTAGCTCACCTCCACCGAAACCTGCGCCGTCAGCAGCACCTGCTTTAGCGTCCCGAGGCTAGGGTCGAACTTTTGGAAGCCGGTAAAGGGGCTCGACGTGTCGACGGAGATCTGGCTGTCGTCAATGCTGACAAAGGTGTCGTTGATCGACCCCCCAAAGTTGATCGTCTGCACGGGCGTCAAGAGAGAGGCTGAAGCCAGAGTGGCTGACAGGGCGAAAACCGTGGAGCTGGCCAGAAGTGTTTTGAGAGGGGTATGCATGGGGCCTTTTGACATGACGCCAAGGGCAGCTGAATTCGTGCCAAAAGACACATCCTTCGCCAAGAAAAATAAGCATGAGCCTGCGTTTCTCTCGAAAGCCTCGCGATCAACGAAAGAATGGACACTCAATTAGGGTTTTTAACCCTCGATTCATTTTCTAAGCTTATTCGATGCATAAGAGTCTGCCGTTTTCTCATCTGGCGGTAGATTATTGTCCTGCTTCGAGTGGAAGAGAGAGTTCACTTCTTGGTATCGCTGGTAGATTAGTTTTTCGAACACTTACATTGTCCAGATACCACTCGTGTTCTTCGTGGGTTAGCATGAATCCAAAAGTAACTCTGTCACCTGAAATTTCGGAAAGGTCTGCAACCCACTCGAAGTGATGCCATTCTCCGGGATTCAGAATCTCTTTATAGGTAGAAGGAAATGAGTAACCAGAGCCTTCTACATAACGAAGATTCGGGTCCGTCGCACGCATGCTTAAAGCCCGAAAACCTCTCTCATCTGTTCCGCTATACAAGGCGTCAATACTCACCAGGACCCTCGCAGGTTTTTCCTTGAAACTTACAGTTTGAGTTACGTAGGGGGGACCGTCCCGGTGATACTTATCGTTTTCTGTAGGACGAACCTTGAGAACTCGAGATCCAAGATCAGGACTGTTTGAATAGTCCTCAACAATCTTTGAAGAAGCCCTTCGAAACGCCTTTTCTTGATTCGGAAATGACCACGTTTTAGAGGATTTCTCGAAATCACCAGCAACAATGAAATTCGTTTCGAATTCGTCTCCAGAGCTGTCCGATAGGATCGCATTTATTGAGGAAACGTAAAGTTGATCGGCCTCTGAAAGTTCATCGATCTCCAACTCAAACACTCTATTGTCCGAGCTTCTCAGGACAGAAACCGAATTCTCATCGAACGATATCATCGTTCCACGTAACGTCCTACCTTGGTGGTCTGTCCAAACTCTGAACCCATATGGAGAGGGGGCAAATGCAGTCACCAAAGCAAGGAAAGTCAGGATCAAAATAGACCTCATTTGATTTAAAAAAACATAGGAAGGGGAAAAAGGGGTCGTAGCGCAGGGTAAGCACGTCAAATTATTTCGAGTTCACGGAGATTTTATCCAGGTCGCCCGTGTTCTTCACGGTGCGATGGACTTCAGCCGCCATCTGCATAAGGATGACCTCTTTTTCTAGAAGAGGTCGCCTTCGAAAGGAAACAACGGCAAAGATTCGTTGGACCGTGGAGCGATCTAGCGAGAGCACTCGCGCTTCTTTGGGAACTTGCCTAGTCATCTTTCAACAAACAAGACCCGAGATCGTTTTGTATTCCCCGGTTTGAAACCTGGGGGAAGGACTTCGGCGGAAATCTCATTTCCGTTTGGAGAGGGCCTCTCTCTTCGCAAAGGCCGCTTCGACAACGCAGCAGATGCCCGCGTTGACAAGGACCAATCCCGCTGTGCCCCAGGCTATCCAACTCAGATAGGTATCGGGTGGTGCGGTACTCTTGAGAAGAATGGCGTGACCGGTGAGGCTAAGCCCGGAGCCGACGAGAAGGAGTCCGCCGACTGCGAGCAAGAGGTGTTTCGAAACGAGATTCATGGGGCAGAGATCGTCTGGAAAAGCACCGGATCTTCAAACATTCTCCGACCGTGATTCCTTCCGTCTTCCGATGGCAGGTAACAACACAGCGGTTTTATCGAGGGTTGAATCTGTAGTGGGTTTCCGAATCATTGGACATTTGTCATCAATCCCTCGACCCACTTTATGCTAAAAGTTTTCCTACCGCTACTGGCAACTGGCTGCTTACTGGCTAGCGATCCCTTGGTTTGGACGAATGACGCTGAGCTCAACGGCAATCCTGATACTTCCTTTCTTTCCGCAGACAACTGGGATTCGGATACGGTCCCAACGGCAACCGACGACGTTCAACTCCTTTCGCACAGCGACCCGGTCAATCCGGTCAATCTACCCAGCTCCTCGGAGGTAAAATCGATCATCAGCCGGGTGCCCTTCGATATCGATGACACACTCACCGTATCGGCCGCATCGATCTTCGAAAACTCGATCCAGTCTGCGAGCAGCGGAAGACTGCGAGCCAACGGCCCCATCACCTTCGAAGGGAACAATTTTCTTCAGGGGATGGTCCTCGACGGCTCTTCCGACTTCACCAATGAGGGAACGATTCTCATTGGCTCGCGCGGCGTCTCCGCAAACTTTACCAACAAGAGTTCCGGCGAGGTTATCATGACTTCCGGCATCACGCGTTTTAGCTTTTTCGTCAACGAGGGTATCCTCAACCTTGGTGGGAGCGGCAGCATCGACTCCTCCAGCATCTTACTCAACGAGGGCACCGTCAAAAAAGCGATCACTCCCCAGAATCCCGCTGCCATCAGCGGGGACTACACGCAAACGGGAGACGCGATTCTTGAGGTCGCCACAGGACACACGCTTTCTCTCAATGGTCCAGTCCAGAGCTTTCTCGGAGGCACCATCCAAGCCGATGGCACCCTCAATTTGGCAATCGGAGGGAGCGGCACCACGAATCGTAAATTTGATGGAATCTCTAGCATCTCTGGTGATGGCACGATCAATCAGGTCGCTGTTTATACCCTTGAGAAATCCACTCAGGTAAACTTGCCCAACGAGCCAGGCTTCCAAATCGGCAACCTCTTCTTTGGCGACTCCGACAACGGGACAGCGGCCACCTTCATCAACAACGGCTATCT from Verrucomicrobiota bacterium encodes:
- a CDS encoding adenylosuccinate synthetase, producing the protein MALLPFRSPLIADIGISFGDEGKGRLISEVIRELQTSTGLNDPVRVVLKVNGGANSGHTAGGLKLNLLPGGVIESSVSILGLGSGVVADPRKLLWECRTTESRGFEVFSRLKIDERTMVSDLGHRLLDLAWESYRENQLKLPARGSTGRGITPAYLDEVGQWQVYYADFLGNPDRLRKRFASRLERAIDTIKNVCKVTEDEWFEFFSKLTNAEKRANSAGIAEGILSEEEVDFNEFCGSEPFTLNKSLFDTYWATGIQFRDAICDIREVVLSAVNDGRSVIGEFGQAYWLDKRHGFTPNVTASHTTTPEFFQSAGVPVQPLHTFGVCKAYDTKVGTHDFLTRIPADHSLSEKLCKIEFGTSTGRQRMVGWFDAVEKGTTLRYNGFDDLVINKLDALTCDGSWEGSLRICTSYKRPDGEIVGRVPRDEVVRRESTPVFEDMEPWDEDIRSVRTFQDLPVNAQIYVAAMVYYTLSCAYGDEEWPKDLPNLRYIGVGPNPDEIIKEIPETTEVIKMLPEKNAVSIQQ
- a CDS encoding IMP dehydrogenase, encoding MSNSSPYQAADEFFAANLPTGLTFDDVSLATRYSEVLPKSANLNLQLSEGIALHLPMVSSDMDTVTENQMAIAMALQGGLGIIHYNMSEKQQVGEVARVKNHVNGLIQEPFVAHLDQKIGDVLELVERKNVKFRTFPVVDENERLVGLVPGRVVKNRYRDYDVRVAMHSRDEVHTILDTELGDNPVETADKFFSSQLGIHKLLVVDSEDRLKGLFTLSDIERIIEEAQSNLRPSRDERFRLLCGAAISTVRREDGSLDRDRILSHVSEMVEEGLDVVAVSTAHGFSEGVGESVRLLRSEFKDLTIVAGNVTSGDGVEFLAEAGADVVKVGQGPGSICTTRQIAGVGIPQLTALHVCSRAARKSGVRVLADGGITKSGDMVKALTLADAVMCGGLLAGCKEAPGTILEIKGKLYKQYRGMGSESAMKAGSAARYGHQKKDVTRKVAAEGIEALKEISGSVEEVISGLAGGLRSGMGYLGAANLEALKKNALYVRVSPAGQREASPHDVIVVKTESPEEN
- a CDS encoding RHS repeat-associated core domain-containing protein translates to MDNSSLTLDKPVLVPIPECPSLSADPILSLGLDPQPPQPIVPILGQEGVLEVEYIRGSDYGGGVGGILYTLRGGAPSYKHYNSRGDVVAATDSSGSLTYQAAYEAFGTHGNSAGSREWDDGSVENDRQRANTKDEDPTGLLNEGFRYRDLQTGTFITRDPLGHVDGPNVYTYVTQNPWTFFDPLGLYDDETLEDLAKGVIGKIQEIIEPPERDSNEREGENSVAKFVNESQRIQKLTSELSTQINDYLEQKQIRELIDSQINSSGLSDFQKHLATRMVARSPESWYLKY
- a CDS encoding transposase — encoded protein: MKKKRHSLESIMRILRASETGTPVSDLCREHEITEQTFYRWRRKYADMELSDARKLKELQEENRRLKALVADQALNIEVLKEVNSKKW
- a CDS encoding IS3 family transposase translates to MVSPEHKRRAVASVVETSLCSLRRACRYLGLGRSSYYYRALAKEDYERQLVNRVKELSKENPTYGYRFITVLLRREGWRVNRKKVQRLRRAEGLRGHIAVKKKTLRGASSAPRPVEAHKPNDVWSWDFIFDTTEEGRSIKILSVVDEATRFCVDLNVNRTINAKQVRTAMDQACLRYGQPRCIRSDNGPEFIASAIREWIESRKIDCIFIEPGSPWQNPYVESFHSRFRNDCLNREWFINELDARVSIADWREKYNERRPHSGIDYKSPAELYLGKGSGSGQATPSLHRSPCQNPNQSLTIKI
- a CDS encoding SDR family oxidoreductase; translated protein: MSESSRPLIVITGASAGIGRALAELFTGKGHALLLVARKMPPLDFPRTHCVSADVADYDTLKRAIDDAEAEFGPVDCMINNAGVADCRPFDQVDPNDFEREIRTNLIGAMNGAKAVFDGMVGRKRGTIINVSSISDRKTVSVAVGYTASKFGMRSMSESLREAGAPHGVRVINLAPAFIRTNIHAGMGITFDEYKKLVGDPDFMTAEEFAEIVRYCYEAPAHLCIRDLVVTPTRSTM
- a CDS encoding PEP-CTERM sorting domain-containing protein, yielding MHTPLKTLLASSTVFALSATLASASLLTPVQTINFGGSINDTFVSIDDSQISVDTSSPFTGFQKFDPSLGTLKQVLLTAQVSVEVSYLFEASDVFDVDEPFTAGYEPGFNDLVQTSVIYRPNDGFSGFAVTFDLNDVPVLGAFDEDPQNFIEDDFFFFTDEAFDSYGAFGIEGLPSEGVIFSTDDEFVESDFVGSGEVTTLSLDSFVELNEMATLDNHGEPSLTITVEIVAGEATLQYEFIPIPEPSTYAMIFGAGALGLVLLRRRPLR